In one Oryza glaberrima chromosome 2, OglaRS2, whole genome shotgun sequence genomic region, the following are encoded:
- the LOC127763187 gene encoding putative elongation factor TypA-like SVR3, chloroplastic yields MAVIPQAPTATPPPYKLTSTPTPHPLAAAHPPTPTSASASAAMQMQAATTTTAARRLAPKPQPQANRCRPSSVSVVAAGRSRRRSARSSLRASASLDQEVKERASPAAGKSGQATRRDVRNIAIVAHVDHGKTTLVDSMLRQAKVFRDNQVVQERIMDSNDLERERGITILSKNTSITYKGTKINIIDTPGHSDFGGEVERVLNMVEGVLLVVDSVEGPMPQTRFVLKKALEFGHAVVVVVNKIDRPTARPEFVVNSTFELFIELNATDEQCDFQTVYASGIKGKAGLSPENLGDDLGPLFEAILRCIPEPRIEKDGALQLLVSNTEYDEHKGRIAIGRLHAGELQRGMEVKVCTPDDACRISKISELFVYQNFSRVPVDNVSAGDICAVCGINDIMIGETIADKVSGTPLPTIKIEEPTVRMSFSINTSPFVGKEGKYVTSRNLRDRLYRELERNLAMKVEDGETADTFLVSGRGTLHLTILIENMRREGFEFMIGPPKVINKTVDGKLQEPYEIAAVEVPEEYMGSVVELLGKRRGQMVDMQPSGPEGTTLLKYKIPTRGLIGLRNAVLTASRGTAILNTIFDSYGPWAGDLSSRDQGSLVAFEDGSTTSYALLNAQERGILFVSPGQDVYKGQIVGIHQRPGDLAINVCKKKAATNVRSNKETTVVLDEALSYSLDDCIEFIQEDELVEVTPASIRMCKNPKVSKKNR; encoded by the exons ATGGCCGTTATCCCCCAAGCCCCCACCGCCACACCCCCGCCCTACAAActcacctccacccccacccctcacccACTCGCCGCGGCACAccctcccacccccacctccgcctccgcctccgcagccatgcagatgcaggcggccaccaccaccaccgccgcgcgccgcctcgcgccgaaGCCGCAGCCGCAGGCCAACCGGTGCCGCCCCTCGAGCGTCTCCGTCGTCGCGGCGGGGAGGTcccggaggaggagcgcgcgcTCCTCCCTCAGGGCCTCCGCCTCCCTCGACCAGGAGGTCAAGGAGCGCGCCTCCCCCGCCG CTGGGAAGAGTGGTCAAGCAACTAGAAGAGATGTGAGGAATATAGCAATTGTTGCTCATGTCGATCATGGAAAGACAACTCTGGTGGATTCAATGTTAAGGCAAGCCAAG GTTTTCCGAGACAATCAAGTTGTACAGGAAAGAATAATGGACTCAAATGATCTGGAGAGGGAAAGGGGAATCACTATACTTAGCAAAAACACTTCGATAACTTATAAGGGTACTAAAATCAACATCATCGATACTCCTGGACATTCAGATTTCGGTGGGGAGGTGGAACGCGTTCTCAACATGGTGGAAGGAGTTCTCCTAGTG GTTGATTCAGTAGAGGGACCTATGCCACAGACAAGATTTGTTCTGAAGAAAGCTCTAGAATTCGGACATGCTGTTGTAGTGGTTGTAAACAAGATTGACAGACCTACTGCTCGTCCTGAGTTTGTGGTGAATTCAACATTTGAGCTATTTATCGAATTAAATGCAACTGATGAACAG TGTGATTTTCAAACAGTCTATGCAAGTGGTATTAAAGGGAAGGCTGGGTTATCTCCAGAAAATTTGGGTGACGATCTTGGACCCCTTTTTGAGGCAATCCTTAGATGCATACCAGAGCCACGTATTGAGAAAGACGGTGCACTGCAATTGCTT GTGTCTAATACTGAATATGATGAACATAAAGGACGGATAGCGATTGGGCGACTGCATGCAGGAGAACTGCAGCGAGGCATGGAAGTGAAG GTTTGTACACCAGATGATGCTTGTAGAATTAGCAAAATAAGTGAGCTTTTCGTTTATCAGAACTTCAGCCGAGTTCCAGTTGATAATGTTAGTGCTGGTGACATTTGTGCAGTATGTGGAATCAATGATATCATG ATTGGGGAAACCATAGCAGATAAAGTTTCTGGAACACCCTTGCCCACCATCAAAATAGAGGAACCGACAGTCAGAATGTCTTTTTCCATCAACACTTCACCTTTTGTCGGTAAAGAG GGGAAATATGTCACAAGCCGTAATCTCCGTGATAGGTTATATCGTGAGCTTGAAAGGAACTTAGCTATGAAAGTAGAAGACGGGGAAACTGCTGATACATTTCTTGTTAGTGGCAGAGGCACACTGCACCTCACTATATTGATAGAAAACAT GCGGAGAGAAGGATTTGAGTTTATGATTGGACCTCCAAAGGTCATTAACAAGACAGTTGATGGAAAGCTGCAAGAGCCTTATGAG ATAGCTGCTGTGGAAGTTCCAGAGGAATATATGGGTTCAGTTGTTGAGCTTTTGGGGAAAAGGCGTGGACAAATGGTTGACATGCAACCTAGTGG GCCAGAGGGAACAACATTACTAAAATACAAGATTCCTACTAGAGGCCTCATTGGACTCAGGAATGCAGTTTTGACAGCATCTAGGGGCACAGCAATACTCAACACAATTTTTGACAGCTATGGCCCATGGGCTGGAGATCTTAGTTCACGTGATCAAGGCTCCTTG GTTGCATTTGAGGATGGAAGTACTACATCGTATGCACTTCTTAATGCTCAAGAAAGAGGTATACTATTTGTGAGTCCAGGACAGGATGTTTACAAGGGCCAAATAGTTGGTATCCATCAGCGACCAGGTGATTTAGCAATTAATGTGTGCAAGAAAAAGGCTGCAACAAATGTCCGCTCCAACAAGGAAACTACAG